A portion of the Lampris incognitus isolate fLamInc1 chromosome 9, fLamInc1.hap2, whole genome shotgun sequence genome contains these proteins:
- the pycard gene encoding apoptosis-associated speck-like protein containing a CARD isoform X2 — protein MPPKTVKSTLLDAFEELDDSQMLKFCDRLLDRQDEPRVKRSAIQNSDRITVTNAMVSVFTERRAVRVAVEVLRDCSYNELADCLDRGLTRLSAGAPVAESMADDRHFVDKHQPALIQRVSMVAPIMDQLLNKKVINQEGYDTVMLNHATPQARMRELFSRALTSSGTKGKDVFLQILEENEPYLVNDLLGK, from the exons ATGCCTCCGAAAACGGTGAAATCCACTTTATTAGATGCGTTTGAAGAGCTGGACGACAGCCAGATGCTGAAGTTTTGCGACAGGCTGCTGGACCGCCAAGATGAACCGCGCGTAAAACGAAGCGCCATCCAGAATTCAGACCGGATAACGGTGACGAACGCCATGGTGTCCGTGTTCACCGAGCGACGCGCGGTTCGGGTGGCCGTGGAGGTTCTGAGAGACTGCAGTTACAACGAACTCGCGGACTGTCTTGACAGGGGCCTGACAC GACTTTCAGCTGGAGCACCTGTTGCAGAGTCAATGGCTGACG ACAGGCATTTTGTAGATAAACACCAGCCTGCTCTCATCCAAAGAGTGAGCATGGTCGCACCCATCATGGATCAGCTCCTCAACAAGAAGGTTATCAATCAAGAAGGCTACGATACCGTCATGTTAAATCACGCCACCCCTCAGGCCAGGATGAGGGAGCTGTTCTCCAGAGCCCTCACGTCCAGCGGAACCAAGGGCAAAGATGTCTTTCTTCAAATCCTTGAAGAAAATGAGCCATATCTAGTCAATGATCTACTGGGAAAATga
- the pycard gene encoding apoptosis-associated speck-like protein containing a CARD isoform X1, translated as MPPKTVKSTLLDAFEELDDSQMLKFCDRLLDRQDEPRVKRSAIQNSDRITVTNAMVSVFTERRAVRVAVEVLRDCSYNELADCLDRGLTPAGLSAGAPVAESMADDRHFVDKHQPALIQRVSMVAPIMDQLLNKKVINQEGYDTVMLNHATPQARMRELFSRALTSSGTKGKDVFLQILEENEPYLVNDLLGK; from the exons ATGCCTCCGAAAACGGTGAAATCCACTTTATTAGATGCGTTTGAAGAGCTGGACGACAGCCAGATGCTGAAGTTTTGCGACAGGCTGCTGGACCGCCAAGATGAACCGCGCGTAAAACGAAGCGCCATCCAGAATTCAGACCGGATAACGGTGACGAACGCCATGGTGTCCGTGTTCACCGAGCGACGCGCGGTTCGGGTGGCCGTGGAGGTTCTGAGAGACTGCAGTTACAACGAACTCGCGGACTGTCTTGACAGGGGCCTGACAC CTGCAGGACTTTCAGCTGGAGCACCTGTTGCAGAGTCAATGGCTGACG ACAGGCATTTTGTAGATAAACACCAGCCTGCTCTCATCCAAAGAGTGAGCATGGTCGCACCCATCATGGATCAGCTCCTCAACAAGAAGGTTATCAATCAAGAAGGCTACGATACCGTCATGTTAAATCACGCCACCCCTCAGGCCAGGATGAGGGAGCTGTTCTCCAGAGCCCTCACGTCCAGCGGAACCAAGGGCAAAGATGTCTTTCTTCAAATCCTTGAAGAAAATGAGCCATATCTAGTCAATGATCTACTGGGAAAATga